Genomic segment of Denticeps clupeoides chromosome 13, fDenClu1.1, whole genome shotgun sequence:
tgtgagtgtatgtgtgagtgagtgtgggtgagtatgtgtgtgtatgtgtgagtgagtgagtatgtgagtgtatgtgagtgagtgagtgtatgtgtgagtgagtgtgtgtgtatgcgtgtgtgtgtgtctatgtgagtgtgtgtgagtgagtgtatgtgtgtgtgggtgagtgagtatgtgagtgtgtgtgagtgtatgtgagtgtatgtgagtgtgtgtgagtgtgtgtgtgtatgtgtgactgagtgtgtgtgagtgagaatgtgagtgtgtgtgagtgagaatgtgagtgtgtgtgagtgtatgtgagtgagtatgtgagtgtgtgtgagtgagtatgtgagtgtgtgtatgtgtgagtgagtgagtgtgtgtgagtgagtgtatgtgtgagtgagaatgtgagtgtgtgtgagtgtatgtgagtgcgtgtgtatgtgtgagtgagtgagtatgtgagtgtgtgtgagtgtatgtgagtgagtgtgagtgtatgtgagtgagtgtgtgtatgtgtgagtgagtgtgtgtgagtgagaatgtgagtgtgtgtgagtgagaatgtgagtgtgtgtgagtgtatgtgagtgtgtgtgtatgtgtgagtgagtgagtgagtatgtgtgagtgagtgtatgtgtgagtgagaatgtgagtgtgtgtgagtgtatgtgagtgtgtgtgtatgtgtgagtgagtgagtatgtgtgagtgagtgagtatgtgagtgtgtgtatgtgtgagtgagtgtgtgtgagtgagaatgtgagtgtgtgtgagtgtatgtgagtgtgtgtgtatgtgtgagtgagtgtgtgtgagtgagtgagtgtatgtgtgagtgagaatgtgagtgtgtgtgagtgtatgtgagtgcgtgtgtatgtgtgagtgagtgagtatgtgtgagtgagtgagtgtgtgtgagtgagtgtatgtgtgagtgagaatgtgagtgtgtgtgagtgtatgtgagtgcgtgtgtatgtgtgagtgagtgagtatgtgtgagtgagtgagtgtgtgtgagtgagtgtatgtgtgagtgagaatgtgagtgtgtgtgagtgtatgtgagtgcgtgtgtatgtgagtgagtgagtgagtgtgtgtgtgtaaggaaggTTCACCTTGGGGAACTGACCAATGACCCGGTCTCTCCGGACAGGAGGAAGAACACTCATGATTCTAGAGAGGAAATAAACCGCGTGTTACAGTTATAAAGACGCCATCTGTCCGCTAATCTGCTCTGGAACTCGGAACAAAGAAGAAAGCGGCGCGGAGTGAAGACGAGCGCCGCGTCGTACCCGAAATAAAGCTCCGGGCGTCGGCCTGCTGAACTTCCTCCTCCGGATCTCCCGACCTGGACGCTTCCTCAGCAGATTCCCATCGTTCCTCCCAGACCTCGGACGGGGGGGAAGTTCCTGGGACGGACCGCGGATCCGGCGGAGGACTCAGAATCCCAGATTCCCGAGATTTTTTCCCGGGGAGCggcgccccctgcaggcagAGACGCGCAGCGGCAGCCAGAAATTCGTCAggattttaattaattcaaacgtaataaaaaaataatgggtGGTTAATTAAACGTAACGTAAAACTTTAATTTTTCCCAATAAAAACTACAACACCCAGAACACCAGAGGAGCGGTGAGACGCTGAGAATGAAACCGTGCTGTtaaacgcacaaaaaaaaaagactcatggaATCTAAAAAGGTAACtaataatgaacaataaaataagGAATTTTCTCCCAATTGAAGGTGACACAAGGCCACCACGTCCTGACCATGAGGCTGGAGATGATCTCCAGACTTACATATGGCATCGACCAGACAGtcagtaatgacagggacagtccccctagagacgtGTCCTGCCCAGGGACAGAATGACAGTaatcggggttcgaacctgggtcgaAGCACAGAACAGCGCAGCACCCGTTGACacggcgaaacgtgtcctctgtatttaaccgtcacccttggtgagcgatgggcaccatgacaggctcccggggagcagtgcgtggggacggggcctttatcaaggggacctcagtggcacctgggggattcgaacccgccgGGCCACCACTGCTCGCTAGGATACTAGCACCCATACTCGTTTGTAAAATACGTCCACGGTTCCACTGCCTGAACCCTCTGGAACTTTTGCTGCTTCGTTCGTGTTCAGGGCCTGAATCCACGAGCCGCTTTGTTCATGAATGAATATCCGAGGCACACGCGTGAGCgtcatttaatcatttattacTTGTAAAAGCATGAAACAGCTGTTAGGTGCGTAAAACGGCAGATTTTAATGGCAACCTCCACCACCTCGTTCACGCCGGCTCTGTACGGATGTTAGCGCGGCGGCCGTTTTTACAGCAGCGCTGGTTACGGTTGTGGCCTCTGCTGTGAGCGAGAGACCACTCGGCAGCCGGCGAGGCGGGGCACCGCTGCCCTCTCGCCGGGCCGGGTCCAGATACTCGAAGTCCCGCCCCCGGCCTCAGTCCGTGATGAACTTGGCGCCGCCACGCGGCCCTCCGTTCTGCGCCAGCCGGAAGAAGTCGGCCCTCAGCAGCCGGTAGAAGTAGACGAGGATCATGGCGTTCATGAGCAGGATGGTGGCGAGGAAGTAGCCGGCGTGGTCCAGCCAGGAGAAGTTCTGCACGATGTACCAGGTGATGTAGCCCTGGGCGCTGAGCCGGAACGCCACGTAGGTGAACAGGTTCGCCACCTTGTTGGCGGCGTAGAGCGGGGAGCCCTGGGCGCCGGCCAGCTTCAGCAGGAGCCTGGCGTGCAGGGTGACGCTGTTCACCTCCACGAACAGCGCCAGCACGGCCCCCGCCACGTAGCGCCGACGGAACAGGCTGTACAGGAAGCACCAGATCACCTGCGGGCCACAGGAACCCAGCGTCAGGCCACCGCACCGCGAGTCACCGACGCACCTCACACGTTCCTAGAACCCCCGACTCGACTCGGACCGCCAACTCACCAGAGCATGATGAAGCAAGAACTCCCAGGAGCCTCTGGCGTGTCCCATGAACATGATGTCAAACGTGTCCTGTACAAAGTAGCCtgttgtaaacacacacacacatgatgcaAATCAAACTCccaaactttactttactttactgtactgtactttactgtaaTGTACTTTACTGTTCTGTACTATACTTTACTAaactttactgtactgtactgtactgttctttactgtactgtaatgtactttactgtactatactttactgtactgtactttactttactgtactgtactgttctTTACTGTACTatactttactgtactgtactttactgttctttactttactgtactatactttactgtactttactgttctttactttactgtactatactttactgtactgtactgttatgtactttactgtactatactttactttactgttctgtactttactgtactgtactttttctttactgtactgttctgttctttactttactgtactgtactgtactttacttggcagatgcttttatccaaaggaagacaccagcaattctcattcggtttctatagattttgagttaaaatctaagagccccgataaggccgaacttgtcaagaatagaacatgctggggaattgtgtgtgtgtgtgtgtataagacttgtttgaaataaatataaatagtaaaaataaacaagtgggttttcaactgcttcctAAAGGTGCTGGTactctcggctagtcgaatggagcaggacaagttgtcccaccagccagggacaaccaaggagaacagagtcgattgggatcggagaccccatgaagagggaattttcagtctccaAACGCTCCTCTTATCACGGAGAGAAAGCAGAGGGCCCCGCCCTGGCACCGTCGCCACGGTTACCTCCCTGTCAACCtctggccgtgtgtgtgtttgtccaggtGTGTTCAGGCGACGCGGAGATTAGATGCTGCAACGCGACCCACCTGAGGAGACGCAGACGAGGAGGTAGGACAGCGGGGTGAAGGAGGAGTAGATGTTGGACATCATCTCAGGCCTCATGAGCATGCTGAGGAGAAGCAGAGGCTTTTATTCTAGGCTTTTATCGGTTGGAATTCTGCGCACGAGACGTGTTTttcctgcctccctccctccagccggctggttcttctggttctctGATCTTTAACCGCCGAACAGATCGACGTTTTAGATCTCATGAAATGTCCCACCGAAACCAGGCGTCTTAACACCCATAAAATCCCGACcgttcccacaatgcactgctgcCGCGTGTCCAGCTCTGTCTCCTTACCAGCCGACTGCCCAGGGCCCGGTGAGCAGCGAGTGGACCAGTGACACCGACAGGTTCCGCCACTTCCAGGTCCGGAAGGCGTCGCGCTCCACGCCCTCGGGCAGCGGCAGGGCCTGCAGCAGGCGGTGGACGGCGCGGAACGCCAGCGCGAACGCCGCCACCCACGGGccggggtgcagctgcaggGCCTCCATCGTCCCCCCTCCGGTCCCGCTCCTTCGTCCCCTCAACGCCTCTCTGCCTCCTCGTGTTTGCCGCCCGGGAGCGTGTGGCGGTGCGAGGCGTGCTCGACCCGGGAGGGCGTGGCCGACTGGGCGTTCCCGGGGATGGACaagcacctcctccacctcctgctgAACCCGTCCCGTGATGGAGGGATCAAGCAGGGAGGAGCAGGGACTTCATTTCACCCAACTGATCGGGGACACTGGACACACGCAGCAGGGAAGTGAAGGAGAGAAGaacgaggaggagaagaagaagaatcgcTCAATTGTTCCAAGAGGACAATGGGGTCACAGGACTGGAGGAAACTCAATCGTCCATTTGTGTGGCCAGCTCGTCCTGTTCGAAATGGAGAACATACAGTCCACAGAGGGGGAACGGCGGTGAAGGAACGCCGGAGAACGGCACGCTGGAACGACTGTAATGTCTGAGCAGTGAGTCACAGACACGCCCGTCCCCGGCCGAGAACAAGCCGGGACGAATCCGAGCCACGGGCCTGTTCACCCTCCCAGCACCGCGCCACACACCACCCACGACAGCCCGACACCAGGGACACGAACCCCATGCTCAGCGGCCCCCGCCGCCGGAAGCGGGCGGCGCAGGGCCCGGCGTTACAAAGcggcctgcagggggcagcagcgCAGCAGTCACGGATTTTACTGGAACGTGTGATGCCACTCCCGAACTTCCACGTGATGCGTGTTGGGACATCAGTAGCGATCCCATAGAAATGacgaggtcagaggtcatattTACAACTATTCTTCAGGATCGTGCACttccctttactttactttacttttatccaaagcgacttacaagaggaagaggaggccctgataaggcctaacttgccAGGAGTAGAACATGACCATCACCCCACGCACACATGGACCATCACACCACAACCTCAATGTTCgctgaaaataaagtaaagtaaataatgaACGTATTTGCTATTTCAGTTCAGCTCAGCCGACAGGTTATATACATTGCGACGTGTTTAATGTGCATCTGTCATAATGTCCACTGAACCAGAGTTAAGAGTAGTGAGAATTCTGGTACACCGCTTTATTACTTCCTGTATGAAACACTTTTATTGTGGagccttttgttttcttctagttcatcatgcacacacacacacacacacacacactcacactcaaacacatTCTGAGCCCTTCATGGCCTGTTGATTTATGACGTTAGCGCTGTTAACACTCTTCTCCATTCCCGCTGCATTCTGCGGCTCCCTGACCGATGCTGTAATGCTGAGGTTGCCGGGGGAAACCGGATTTATGGTCTGGAGGTTCCTCATTCCAAGTATAGAAACTGATGTCTGATGTTTTCAGTGGACGTCGAAGGACGTCAGGTGCAATCAGGTGTgaagtgtgaacacacacacactcacacacacacatatgtggcCATCGTTAACTAATGGCACCGATGCCCACGGGGACTCCATTCTGTTCCCACCGCCCCACCCTTccttctttatgtgtgtgttacatttacatttacatttacatttaaggcatttggcagacgccctgatccagagagatttacaacgtgcttccatgttaccatggatgaagtgatcagttctggttcactaggacccccagctatgaatacaatctttttattcactctgttctagtttctatacagaagtcagacaagaagaaggttacaagttcatctaaatattctctaaagaggaaggtgttgagctgccgtgtgaaggtgctcagtgactgagctggaagttcattccaccaccgaggggccaagacagagaagagtctagatgagcgtcttcctcgtaccttcagagatggagggaccaggcgagcagtactggaggctcggagtatacgaggtgcagtgcgaggtgtaataagggctgtgaggtaggatggtgctactccatgctACTGTGCTAGCTATTGGTTTTTCCGAAGCCTCTTGCTGGAGATGGAGgcgtgctggtgctggtgctggttcTGGTATCAGTTCTCATGACCTGCAGAGATAAGGTGGCTACAGGGCCTGAGCTGATGAAAGAGGCTCCTGATCTTTTATGAACCCCGACATTTTCCACCCCAGGCTTTTTAATACCGGTAATCAGGTCGGAGATGAACACAAGTGGACGGTGACATGGGAAGTGGAGAGAAGCAGCTGGAGGTCGAGTAAATGTTGACCGTGTGTTTGGCGCCTGCTGACGGATTCCCCCTCACACAGTGTCCCTTTGTCTGGTTAATGTCGGCACGCGGCCGGCAGTCAGGTGAGAAAGGGCTGAAAGCGACGCCGCTGTTCCACCGAAACCCGGCGGCGTGATGAAGAGCTGAAATATGCAGCCCAGTCAAAACCTTTCTGACAAGCGGCATGTGTGACGAAACGGAGACTCGAGAGTCGCTTCGGTGACACCCGCTGTGCTTGTGGCTTTTCTGTGATCCGGCAAGCAGGTCCCTCTGTTTACTAGCTGGGTGCAAAGTGTGAATTTCTCTGTAAGCTCTTGGCCTGACAGGAATGTGGTTCTGTAAGAAACTTTCTCTCCCGCAGCATGTTCACCCCGCCCTGCTGTCACCGCTGCTGGGGCCATCAAGCTCACATAAGTATTCCCATCTGCGCTACAGACGTCCCTCTACAGCCTGACAACATCTGAGCTACAGGCGTCCCTCTACAGCCTGACAACGGGATTTAAATCCGGACACTGCTGCTCCCAGGACGACCCAGCGCTGGCTTCGTCTCACTGagccttggggcagtggtggcctggcggttaaggaagcggccccgtaatcagatctCGATCCCGATGtccccactgagcaaagcactgtccccacacactgctccccgggcgcctgtcatggctgcccactgctcactcagggtgatgggtaaaatgcagaggacaaatttcactgtgtgcaccgtatgctgcgctgctgtgtatcacaagtgacaatcacttctctttcacttggTTCCTCTcgaggtttcttcctctcttgcCGTTGGCTGCTCACCAGGGGCCATGTACATTGTAGAAAttgctataaaaataaaatgtgattgaTTATAATATGCAGTAACACAATCTTTATTGTGTAGGAGAAATTATTTGCCAGCATAAACCATGTATTCTATCAACTACAGGGTTAAACTGATTCTTTTTAACTTGTGGAACTTTTATGTTTTAACTTATAAATGCATGGATGTGTAAAACCatcttgtgtttttcttttgcacaaCTTGAAAGTGTCAtttaggattcgaaccagcaaccttcagagtCTTCACCCACtgtgccaccactgccaccagtgccaccactgccccacttccACAAGTTGATCCAATAATTTTTACTGCCACTTCTTGCTGTTTTCACACAAACCTAAAATGCAAGTGAAcagtaactttttttaattatttaaaattattttatttcaactttatttttctctgcttGTGCTCTTCATTTTTACATACTGATTAGATTCACCAGATATTAAACGAGATAttaatctgtttctttttctattgTACCCTTTTGACATTagtattattttcatttgtttgttccACAGGTAGTTTGTGCTACTTTTgtacttttcacttcactttaactaaaTAAGCTTTCTATACGTTCCATTAGAGTAAATAACAACGAATAAATCACAATTTTATtaagtggcctagtggttaaggaagctgacccGAAATaccgtggtagtagcctagcgggtaacacactcgcctatgaaccagaagacccaggttcaaaccccacttactaccatcgtgtccctgagcaggacacttaaccctgtggaGGGTGGGGACTTTTGTGGACAAAATTAccagggggggaactgtccctgcaactactgactgtaagtcgctctggataaggtaaatattaatataaatgtaaatgtaatcagaaggttgccgtcaAGGTAAgtagctttggataaaagctaagcgtctgctaagtaaaggaaagtaaaggtgccactgaggtccccttatgAAAGGCCTGACCTGGCAACATGAATCCAGTAGCCACGTCGATTTTCGCGTTTTCAGTGAAGTTTGTTCCTCGGGACTCGCCATACCTGGCCAGACGTTGCCAGGCTACGGCCGGAGTTTCCTTCAGCCGCCCGACATGGAGAAATACGAGAAAATCCGAGTCGTAGGAAGAGGCGCGTTTGGGTAAAAGaggcttctttaaaaaaataaactataaacTTCCTGCTAACTTATTTTACTTGCAATTTACTCCGTTGTACAGGGAGTTCGAGAAAAAGTTTGGCAGAGAGTTGCAGAGAGTTccgagggggaaaaaagtaataaataaaatccaaaataaatTCTCCGAGAACAGCATGATTTAATTCTCATTTCTGTAATCATCCCTTTATGGTttaagtctcttataccagCGAGCCTGCTGGAAATAACTTGATATTCGTGGACTGTCCAACAGCAGCAGTTTGACAACATGTTGAATGCTATGAATTATTATTGTGAAtattaaaacactgcagcacatcacacggtgacgcggtgaaacgtgtcctctgtatttaacatcacccttggtgagcagtgggcaccatgacaggcgcccggggagcagtgtgtggggacaggaccttcatcaaggggatctcagtggcaccttggcggatcgggtcgaaccagcaaccttctgattacggggcggcttcctgAATTATAATGAATGGCAGATGTGGTTAAACTGTGGGAGTCTCTCTCGGATATGACCCATGACCTTGATTTAGGAAATGCCGGGCTGTTTGTCAGCTGACCTGACTGGCCGTGCTGGGgtgtaaaggtgtgtgtggtgtggagatAGTACACGGTGGCTTCGTATTCTGAATGAACTTGTCTccggcagcggtggcctagcggttaaggaagcggcctgtaatcagaaggtgccggttcgaatcccgatccgccaaggtgccactgagcaaagcaccgtccccacacactgctccccgggcgcctgtcatggctgcccactgctcactcagggtgatgggttaaatgcagaggacacgtttcactgtgacaatcacttcactcactcagGATCGTACACCTCTGCCGCCGGCGCGCCGACGGAGCCCTCGTCATCCTGAAGGAGATCCCAGTGGAGCAGATGACGCGGGATGAGCGGCTGGCGGCGCAGAACGAGTGCCAGGTTCTCAAGTTACTGAACCACCCCAACATCATCGAGTACTACGAGAACTTTTTGGAGGACAAGGCGCTCATGATCGCCATGGAGTACGcaccaggtacacacacacacacacatacacaaatacatgcacgcacacacacatacacacacatacacatatacgcGCACGTACATActcacacgcacatacatatacagtacaggccaaaaatttggaagCCGctactcattcaatgtgttttctgtattttcgtgaccatttacgttggtagattctcactgaaggcatcagaactatgaacgaacacatgtggagttctgtacttaacaaaaaaggtgaaataagtgaaaagatgttttatattctagtttctttgctctgattactgctttacacactcttggcattctctcgatgagcttcaagatgtcgtcacctgaaatgcttctccaacagtcttgaaggagttcccagaggtgtttagcacttgttggtccagctcaccccaaaccatctggactgggttcaggtccggtgactgtggaggccaggtctccactttttgttaagttcataactccacatgtgttcattcatagttttgatgccttcagtgagaatctaccaacctaaatggtcatgaagataaagaaaacacgttgaatgagaaggtgtctccaaacgtttggcctgtactgtacatacacacgcacacacaaacaaacacacacacagatcatcaGACAAGCTTGCGTGTGACTGTGTTATGCAGTCAAACCACCTCAGTCTGGAGTTAATATTTTGGTTATGTAACATCATGCTATAAAAAGTGAATCACTTAGAAACAGAATCATTGAAAAAAGTGCATGAGGTCATTTATTAATATAGTTATAcaaatgtactgtacatatatggGATAGCATCTGTATCGGAAGATGAAACTAAAATGTACACAAATGAGATGACTAATGTATAGATGAGTGACATGTAGGGTCAATTTCCTCTTTatggactaggcttaatccatgaaggAGAAACGGACCCACAATTCACCTGtggtaagggcatctggtaaatgtaaaatgcaaatttaTAGTACTgaggtgcaaaaaaaattacataaaatatttataacagTGCAGCAATGATAATGATTTGGTTTTTGATTAGTTTGGATGGAAGATCATTTAAA
This window contains:
- the tlcd1 gene encoding TLC domain-containing protein 1, giving the protein MEALQLHPGPWVAAFALAFRAVHRLLQALPLPEGVERDAFRTWKWRNLSVSLVHSLLTGPWAVGCMLMRPEMMSNIYSSFTPLSYLLVCVSSGYFVQDTFDIMFMGHARGSWEFLLHHALVIWCFLYSLFRRRYVAGAVLALFVEVNSVTLHARLLLKLAGAQGSPLYAANKVANLFTYVAFRLSAQGYITWYIVQNFSWLDHAGYFLATILLMNAMILVYFYRLLRADFFRLAQNGGPRGGAKFITD